The following proteins are co-located in the Megalobrama amblycephala isolate DHTTF-2021 linkage group LG12, ASM1881202v1, whole genome shotgun sequence genome:
- the fzd10 gene encoding frizzled-10: MFAANVGLSFVLLCVAGFCSAISSIDPDRPGEGRCQEIAIPLCKDIGYNLTVMPNLMGHEDQSEAAIKLHEFAPLIEFGCHSHLKFFLCSLYAPMCTEQVSTPIPACRVMCEQARQKCSPIMEQFNFHWPESLDCSKLPNKNDPNYLCMEAPNNGTDEPPKGSHTQPPDSRPPRPGNSQELPIKERVGKTTCSNPGKFHYVQKSESCAPKCYSNVDVYWSQGDKRFSMVWIAIWSILCFISSAFTVLTFLIDPQRFKYPERPIIFLSMSYCVYSVGFLIRLFVGVENVACDRDSGVQYIIQEGLESTGCTIVFLILYYFGMASSLWWVILTLTWFLAAGKKWGHEAIEANSSYFHLAAWAIPAIKTIMILVMRKVAGDELTGVCYVGSMDVKALTGFVLIPLSCYLIIGTSFLLSGFVALFHIRKVMKTEGENTDKLEKLMVRIGVFSVLYTVPATCVIACYFYERLNMDYWKILAGEQKCSEDSKSGEECVMKSSIPAVEIFMVKIFMLLVVGITSGMWIWTSKTLQSWQNVFSRKLKKKTRRKAACVFTGSGPYLKPHPALKGHKTKYEPAGPPATCV, translated from the coding sequence ATGTTTGCCGCAAATGTTGGACTTAGCTTTGTGCTGCTGTGCGTGGCCGGATTTTGTTCCGCTATCAGTTCCATCGACCCAGACCGGCCGGGCGAAGGAAGATGCCAGGAGATTGCTATTCCACTCTGTAAGGACATTGGCTACAACTTGACAGTTATGCCGAACTTAATGGGACATGAAGATCAAAGTGAGGCAGCTATAAAGCTGCATGAGTTCGCTCCGCTGATTGAGTTCGGCTGCCACAGCCATCTGAAGTTTTTCTTGTGCTCGCTCTATGCTCCCATGTGCACGGAGCAGGTATCCACACCCATCCCAGCGTGCCGAGTAATGTGCGAGCAGGCAAGGCAGAAGTGTTCTCCCATCATGGAGCAGTTTAACTTCCACTGGCCTGAGTCACTGGACTGTTCCAAACTGCCAAATAAAAATGACCCCAATTATCTCTGTATGGAGGCACCTAACAACGGCACAGACGAGCCCCCAAAGGGATCCCACACTCAGCCGCCAGACTCCCGACCCCCTCGGCCAGGGAACAGCCAAGAACTGCCTATTAAGGAGAGGGTCGGTAAGACAACATGTAGCAACCCTGGAAAGTTTCATTACGTACAGAAGAGTGAGTCCTGTGCCCCCAAGTGTTACTCCAACGTCGACGTGTACTGGAGCCAGGGTGACAAGCGCTTCTCCATGGTGTGGATTGCCATCTGGTCCATCCTGTGCTTCATCTCCAGTGCCTTTACCGTCCTCACCTTCCTCATCGATCCACAGCGCTTCAAGTACCCTGAGCGGCCCATCATCTTCCTGTCAATGTCCTACTGCGTCTACTCAGTGGGCTTTCTTATAAGACTTTTTGTGGGGGTGGAAAACGTGGCCTGTGACCGTGACAGCGGTGTTCAGTACATCATCCAGGAAGGCTTGGAAAGCACTGGCTGCACTATAGTCTTCCTCATTCTTTACTACTTCGGAATGGCCAGTTCCCTGTGGTGGGTCATTCTTACTCTCACATGGTTCCTCGCAGCTGGGAAAAAATGGGGTCACGAGGCCATTGAAGCCAACAGCAGCTACTTCCATCTGGCAGCATGGGCTATACCAGCTATTAAGACCATCATGATCCTGGTTATGAGGAAGGTGGCAGGAGATGAGCTCACAGGGGTCTGCTATGTGGGCAGCATGGATGTCAAAGCCTTGACAGGGTTTGTTCTTATACCCCTCTCTTGCTACCTCATCATTGGCACTTCTTTTCTGCTCTCAGGGTTTGTGGCACTCTTTCACATCCGTAAGGTCATGAAAACTGAAGGAGAGAATACGGATAAGCTGGAGAAGCTGATGGTTAGGATTGGCGTCTTCTCTGTGCTCTACACGGTCCCTGCCACTTGCGTCATCGCCTGCTATTTTTACGAGCGTCTCAACATGGATTATTGGAAGATTCTAGCAGGAGAGCAAAAGTGCTCTGAGGACAGTAAGAGCGGTGAGGAGTGCGTGATGAAGAGCTCCATCCCAGCCGTGGAGATCTTTATGGTTAAGATTTTCATGTTGCTGGTGGTGGGCATCACCAGCGGCATGTGGATCTGGACCTCCAAAACGCTGCAGTCTTGGCAAAACGTTTTCAGCCGCAAACTTAAGAAGAAGACGAGGAGGAAGGCTGCATGTGTTTTCACAGGAAGTGGACCTTACCTCAAGCCTCATCCTGCACTGAAAGGACATAAAACCAAGTACGAACCAGCAGGTCCTCCTGCAACTTGTGTATGA